The Pogona vitticeps strain Pit_001003342236 chromosome 6, PviZW2.1, whole genome shotgun sequence genome contains a region encoding:
- the LOC144583693 gene encoding olfactory receptor 14A16-like — MANQSIVTVFLLMEFSDDANLQIVHFVMFFSIYLIALIGNFLIIATVVLNYSLRTPMYGFLVNLSIIDVCYISTIVPKSSSASLTGNNLISFFGCVAQIFSVMVFGSAELSLLTVMAYDRYVAICHPLQYKVIMNRGKCIKMAAALWTISVIHAVLETTFTFSLSFCGPNILEQFFCDIPSLLKVSCTNTQVNEALISVIGSIVDSFCILFIFVSYGCIFSTVLRIPADQGRYKVFSTCIPHMVVFSLFVITAMFSYMKPSGLSSPMVNLLSGVLYTVLPPMLNPIIYCLRNKEIQEAMWKIPQKYKFHTMFS; from the coding sequence ATGGCCAACCAGTCCATTGTGACCGTATTTCTACTGATGGAATTTTCTGATGACGCTAATCTACAAATCGTGCATTTTGTCATGTTTTTCTCCATTTACCTGATTGCCCTTATAGGAAATTTTCTCATTATCGCAACAGTGGTTCTGAATTACAGCCTTCGCACCCCCATGTATGGTTTTTTAGTGAATTTATCAATAATAGATGTTTGCTACATCTCTACTATTGTCCCAAAAAGCTCGTCTGCTTCCTTAACAGGCAACAACCTGATTTCATTTTTTGGATGTGTTGCTCAGATTTTCTCAGTTATGGTTTTTGGTAGTGCTGAACTTTCCCTCCTCACTGTTATGGCTTATGACCGCTATGTAGCCatctgtcaccctctgcagtatAAAGTGATAATGAACAGGGGAAAATGTATCAAAATGGCAGCTGCTTTGTGGACAATCAGTGTGATCCACGCAGTCCTAGAAACCACGTTCACCTTCAGTTTAAGCTTCTGTGGGCCCAATATCCTTGAACAATTTTTCTGTGATATCCCTTCATTATTAAAGGTTTCTTGCACTAATACACAAGTTAATGAAGCTTTGATTTCTGTTATTGGTAGCATTGTGGATTCGTTTTGCATTCtattcatttttgtttcctaTGGCTGCATCTTCTCCACAGTACTTAGGATCCCAGCAGATCAAGGCAGGTATAAAGTCTTCTCCACCTGCATCCCTCACATGGTCGTCTTCTCCCTATTTGTCATCACAGCTATGTTTTCATACATGAAGCCTAGTGGACTGTCTTCTCCTATGGTTAATTTGCTGTCTGGTGTTCTGTACACCGTTTTGCCACCAATGCTGAATCCCATCATTTATTGTCTGCGAAATAAGGAGATTCAAGAAGCTATGTGGAAAATCCCCCAAAAGTATAAATTTCATACCATGTTTTCCTAA
- the LOC144583692 gene encoding olfactory receptor 14A16-like: protein MANQSIVTVFLLMEFSDDTNLQIVHFVMFFSIYLIALIGNFLIIATVALNYSLHTPMYGFLVNLSVIDVCYISTIVPKNLSASLTGNNLISFFGCVAQIFSVVVFGSAELSLLTVMAYDRYVAICHPLQYKVIMNRGKCIKMAAASWSSCVIHAVLQTTVTFSLSFCGPNILEQFFCDIPSLLKVSCTNTQVNEVLLSVIGSIVDSFCLLFIFVSYGYIFSTVLRIPADQGRYKVFSTCIPHMVVFSLFVITAMFSYMKPSGLSSPMVNLLSGVLYTVLPPMLNPIIYCLRNKEIQEAMWKIPQKYKFLTMFS, encoded by the coding sequence ATGGCCAACCAGTCCATTGTGACCGTATTTCTACTGATGGAATTTTCCGATGACACCAATCTACAAATTGTGCATTTTGTCATGTTTTTCTCCATTTACCTGATTGCCCTTATAGGAAATTTCCTCATTATTGCAACAGTGGCTCTGAATTACAGCCTTCACACCCCCATGTATGGTTTTTTAGTGAATTTGTCAGTAATAGATGTTTGCTACATCTCTACTATTGTCCCAAAAAACTTGTCTGCTTCCTTAACAGGCAACAAcctgatttctttttttggatGTGTTGCTCAGATTTTCTCAGTTGTGGTTTTTGGTAGTGCTGAGCTTTCCCTCCTCACTGTTATGGCTTATGACCGCTATGTAGCCatctgtcaccctctgcagtatAAAGTGATAATGAACAGGGGAAAATGTATCAAAATGGCAGCTGCTTCATGGTCAAGCTGTGTGATCCACGCAGTCCTACAAACAACAGTCACCTTCAGTTTAAGCTTCTGTGGGCCCAATATCCTTGAACAATTTTTCTGTGATATCCCTTCATTATTAAAGGTTTCTTGCACTAATACACAAGTTAATGAAGTTTTGCTTTCTGTTATTGGTAGCATTGTGGATTCGTTTTGCCTTCtattcatttttgtttcctaTGGCTACATCTTTTCCACAGTACTTAGGATCCCAGCAGATCAAGGCAGGTATAAAGTCTTCTCCACCTGCATCCCTCACATGGTCGTCTTCTCCCTATTTGTCATCACAGCTATGTTTTCATACATGAAGCCTAGTGGACTGTCTTCTCCTATGGTTAATTTGCTGTCTGGTGTTCTGTACACCGTTTTGCCACCAATGCTGAATCCCATCATTTATTGTCTGCGAAATAAGGAGATTCAAGAAGCTATGTGGAAAATCCCCCAAAAGTATAAATTTCTTACCATGTTTTCCTAA